From one Sylvia atricapilla isolate bSylAtr1 chromosome 21, bSylAtr1.pri, whole genome shotgun sequence genomic stretch:
- the SASH3 gene encoding SAM and SH3 domain-containing protein 3 isoform X3 — translation MLRRKPSNAGDKEPGHRKLSLQRSSSFKDFGKSKVSSPVSSEEFNLEEKIPEDDASSASPEEAVRSSGTKLGRKWRAVISRTMNRKMGRMAVRALAEGKQGEVEEEGSPCPLSPTSSVEEQSHDKVPLSYLELEEEEDGRPALRRQTSSGSNIPSPGDPGDSRQLEETIPAYTGPFCGRARVHTDFTPSPYDKDSLKLRKGDIIGIIEKPPVGTWTGLLNNKVGSFKFIYVDVIPEETVPARRSRGSSRNKRLKPKTLHELLERINLQEHTSTLLLNGYQTLEDFKELRETHLNELHITDPQHRAKLLTAAELLLDYDTSEPEDGDTSEALPSPSEPKGDIPRDSGCFEGSETLDGSREEAELGVPEEQQGLSPWQNPPEPAGTATSRSGPNSGAGLEGMAAGRGQGGTSGGTSGPGSVPAPGPDPGWA, via the exons ATGCTGCGCCGCAAGCCCTCCAACGCCGGCGACAAGGAGCCGGGACACAGGAAG ctttcCCTACAGCGTTCCAGCAGCTTCAAGGACTTCGGCAAGTCCAAGGTCAGCTCCCCCGTGTCAAGTGAGGAGTTCAACCTGGAGGAGAAA ATCCCTGAGGATGACGCCAGCAGTGCCAGTCCCGAGGAGGCCGTGCGGAGCAGCGGGACAAAGCTGGGCAGGAAGTGGCGGGCGGTCATCTCCCGCACCATGAACCGCAAGATGGGCAGGATGGCCGTGAGAGCGCTGGCCGAGGGgaag cagggagaggtggaggaggagggctcGCCATGCCCCCTGTCCCCAACCAGCAGCGTGGAAGAGCAGAGCCATGACAAGGTGCCCCTGTCCtacctggagctggaggaggaggaggacgggCGCCCAGCCCTCAGACGCCAGACGTCCAGTG gcagcaacattcccagccctggcGATCCTGGGGACAGCCGGCAGCTGGAGGAGACCATCCCAGCCTACACTGGCCCCTTCTGCGGCCGGGCCCGCGTCCACACTGACTTCACCCCCAGCCCCTATGACAAGGACTCCCTGAAGCTGCGG AAAGGGGACATCATCGGCATCATTGAGAAGCCACCTGTGGGCACCTGGACCGGGCTGCTCAACAACAAGGTGGGCTCCTTCAAGTTCATCTATGTGGATGTGATCCCCGAGGAGACAGTCCCTGCCCGCAGGAGTCGGGGCTCCAGCCGCAACAAGCGCCTCAAGCCCAAGACCCTCCATGAGCTGCTGGAGCGCATCAACCTGCAG GAACACACCTCCACCCTCCTGCTGAACGGGTACCAGACCCTGGAGGACTTCAAGGAGCTGCGGGAGACGCACCTGAACGAACTGCACATCACGGACCCGCAGCACCGCGCCAAGCTGCTGACGGCCGCTGAGCTCCTCCTGGACTATGACA ccagcGAGCCAGAGGATGGGGACACCTCCGAAGCCCTGCCATCGCCCTCAGAGCCCAAAGGGGACATTCCCCGGGACTCCGGCTGCTTCGAGGGATCGGAGACCCTGGATGGCAGTCGGGAGGAGGCCGAGCTGGGGgttcctgaggagcagcaggggctcTCTCCATGGCAGAACCCCCCTGAGCCTGCCGGCACCGCCACTTCCCGCTCTGGCCCCAACAGTGGGGCTGGACTGGAGGGgatggctgctggcaggggacaggggggcACCAGTGGTGGCACCTCTGGGCCCGGCTCGGTCCCTGCACCAGGGCCAGATCCTGGGTGGGCATGA
- the SASH3 gene encoding SAM and SH3 domain-containing protein 3 isoform X1, with protein MAAPGREQKTLPSTGITPGWAEQPEGWRGAGAGDVGRSPSPPSHLCSCSQLSLQRSSSFKDFGKSKVSSPVSSEEFNLEEKIPEDDASSASPEEAVRSSGTKLGRKWRAVISRTMNRKMGRMAVRALAEGKQGEVEEEGSPCPLSPTSSVEEQSHDKVPLSYLELEEEEDGRPALRRQTSSGSNIPSPGDPGDSRQLEETIPAYTGPFCGRARVHTDFTPSPYDKDSLKLRKGDIIGIIEKPPVGTWTGLLNNKVGSFKFIYVDVIPEETVPARRSRGSSRNKRLKPKTLHELLERINLQEHTSTLLLNGYQTLEDFKELRETHLNELHITDPQHRAKLLTAAELLLDYDTASEPEDGDTSEALPSPSEPKGDIPRDSGCFEGSETLDGSREEAELGVPEEQQGLSPWQNPPEPAGTATSRSGPNSGAGLEGMAAGRGQGGTSGGTSGPGSVPAPGPDPGWA; from the exons atggcagctcctggaagagagcaaaaaactctccccagcactggcaTCACCCCGGGATGGGCAGAGCAGCCCGAAgggtggagaggagctggggcaggtgaTGTAGGAAGAAGCCCATCTCCCCCCTCacacctctgctcctgctcccagctttcCCTACAGCGTTCCAGCAGCTTCAAGGACTTCGGCAAGTCCAAGGTCAGCTCCCCCGTGTCAAGTGAGGAGTTCAACCTGGAGGAGAAA ATCCCTGAGGATGACGCCAGCAGTGCCAGTCCCGAGGAGGCCGTGCGGAGCAGCGGGACAAAGCTGGGCAGGAAGTGGCGGGCGGTCATCTCCCGCACCATGAACCGCAAGATGGGCAGGATGGCCGTGAGAGCGCTGGCCGAGGGgaag cagggagaggtggaggaggagggctcGCCATGCCCCCTGTCCCCAACCAGCAGCGTGGAAGAGCAGAGCCATGACAAGGTGCCCCTGTCCtacctggagctggaggaggaggaggacgggCGCCCAGCCCTCAGACGCCAGACGTCCAGTG gcagcaacattcccagccctggcGATCCTGGGGACAGCCGGCAGCTGGAGGAGACCATCCCAGCCTACACTGGCCCCTTCTGCGGCCGGGCCCGCGTCCACACTGACTTCACCCCCAGCCCCTATGACAAGGACTCCCTGAAGCTGCGG AAAGGGGACATCATCGGCATCATTGAGAAGCCACCTGTGGGCACCTGGACCGGGCTGCTCAACAACAAGGTGGGCTCCTTCAAGTTCATCTATGTGGATGTGATCCCCGAGGAGACAGTCCCTGCCCGCAGGAGTCGGGGCTCCAGCCGCAACAAGCGCCTCAAGCCCAAGACCCTCCATGAGCTGCTGGAGCGCATCAACCTGCAG GAACACACCTCCACCCTCCTGCTGAACGGGTACCAGACCCTGGAGGACTTCAAGGAGCTGCGGGAGACGCACCTGAACGAACTGCACATCACGGACCCGCAGCACCGCGCCAAGCTGCTGACGGCCGCTGAGCTCCTCCTGGACTATGACA cagccagcGAGCCAGAGGATGGGGACACCTCCGAAGCCCTGCCATCGCCCTCAGAGCCCAAAGGGGACATTCCCCGGGACTCCGGCTGCTTCGAGGGATCGGAGACCCTGGATGGCAGTCGGGAGGAGGCCGAGCTGGGGgttcctgaggagcagcaggggctcTCTCCATGGCAGAACCCCCCTGAGCCTGCCGGCACCGCCACTTCCCGCTCTGGCCCCAACAGTGGGGCTGGACTGGAGGGgatggctgctggcaggggacaggggggcACCAGTGGTGGCACCTCTGGGCCCGGCTCGGTCCCTGCACCAGGGCCAGATCCTGGGTGGGCATGA
- the SASH3 gene encoding SAM and SH3 domain-containing protein 3 isoform X2: MLRRKPSNAGDKEPGHRKLSLQRSSSFKDFGKSKVSSPVSSEEFNLEEKIPEDDASSASPEEAVRSSGTKLGRKWRAVISRTMNRKMGRMAVRALAEGKQGEVEEEGSPCPLSPTSSVEEQSHDKVPLSYLELEEEEDGRPALRRQTSSGSNIPSPGDPGDSRQLEETIPAYTGPFCGRARVHTDFTPSPYDKDSLKLRKGDIIGIIEKPPVGTWTGLLNNKVGSFKFIYVDVIPEETVPARRSRGSSRNKRLKPKTLHELLERINLQEHTSTLLLNGYQTLEDFKELRETHLNELHITDPQHRAKLLTAAELLLDYDTASEPEDGDTSEALPSPSEPKGDIPRDSGCFEGSETLDGSREEAELGVPEEQQGLSPWQNPPEPAGTATSRSGPNSGAGLEGMAAGRGQGGTSGGTSGPGSVPAPGPDPGWA; this comes from the exons ATGCTGCGCCGCAAGCCCTCCAACGCCGGCGACAAGGAGCCGGGACACAGGAAG ctttcCCTACAGCGTTCCAGCAGCTTCAAGGACTTCGGCAAGTCCAAGGTCAGCTCCCCCGTGTCAAGTGAGGAGTTCAACCTGGAGGAGAAA ATCCCTGAGGATGACGCCAGCAGTGCCAGTCCCGAGGAGGCCGTGCGGAGCAGCGGGACAAAGCTGGGCAGGAAGTGGCGGGCGGTCATCTCCCGCACCATGAACCGCAAGATGGGCAGGATGGCCGTGAGAGCGCTGGCCGAGGGgaag cagggagaggtggaggaggagggctcGCCATGCCCCCTGTCCCCAACCAGCAGCGTGGAAGAGCAGAGCCATGACAAGGTGCCCCTGTCCtacctggagctggaggaggaggaggacgggCGCCCAGCCCTCAGACGCCAGACGTCCAGTG gcagcaacattcccagccctggcGATCCTGGGGACAGCCGGCAGCTGGAGGAGACCATCCCAGCCTACACTGGCCCCTTCTGCGGCCGGGCCCGCGTCCACACTGACTTCACCCCCAGCCCCTATGACAAGGACTCCCTGAAGCTGCGG AAAGGGGACATCATCGGCATCATTGAGAAGCCACCTGTGGGCACCTGGACCGGGCTGCTCAACAACAAGGTGGGCTCCTTCAAGTTCATCTATGTGGATGTGATCCCCGAGGAGACAGTCCCTGCCCGCAGGAGTCGGGGCTCCAGCCGCAACAAGCGCCTCAAGCCCAAGACCCTCCATGAGCTGCTGGAGCGCATCAACCTGCAG GAACACACCTCCACCCTCCTGCTGAACGGGTACCAGACCCTGGAGGACTTCAAGGAGCTGCGGGAGACGCACCTGAACGAACTGCACATCACGGACCCGCAGCACCGCGCCAAGCTGCTGACGGCCGCTGAGCTCCTCCTGGACTATGACA cagccagcGAGCCAGAGGATGGGGACACCTCCGAAGCCCTGCCATCGCCCTCAGAGCCCAAAGGGGACATTCCCCGGGACTCCGGCTGCTTCGAGGGATCGGAGACCCTGGATGGCAGTCGGGAGGAGGCCGAGCTGGGGgttcctgaggagcagcaggggctcTCTCCATGGCAGAACCCCCCTGAGCCTGCCGGCACCGCCACTTCCCGCTCTGGCCCCAACAGTGGGGCTGGACTGGAGGGgatggctgctggcaggggacaggggggcACCAGTGGTGGCACCTCTGGGCCCGGCTCGGTCCCTGCACCAGGGCCAGATCCTGGGTGGGCATGA
- the SASH3 gene encoding SAM and SH3 domain-containing protein 3 isoform X4, which produces MLRRKPSNAGDKEPGHRKLSLQRSSSFKDFGKSKVSSPVSSEEFNLEEKIPEDDASSASPEEAVRSSGTKLGRKWRAVISRTMNRKMGRMAVRALAEGKGEVEEEGSPCPLSPTSSVEEQSHDKVPLSYLELEEEEDGRPALRRQTSSGSNIPSPGDPGDSRQLEETIPAYTGPFCGRARVHTDFTPSPYDKDSLKLRKGDIIGIIEKPPVGTWTGLLNNKVGSFKFIYVDVIPEETVPARRSRGSSRNKRLKPKTLHELLERINLQEHTSTLLLNGYQTLEDFKELRETHLNELHITDPQHRAKLLTAAELLLDYDTASEPEDGDTSEALPSPSEPKGDIPRDSGCFEGSETLDGSREEAELGVPEEQQGLSPWQNPPEPAGTATSRSGPNSGAGLEGMAAGRGQGGTSGGTSGPGSVPAPGPDPGWA; this is translated from the exons ATGCTGCGCCGCAAGCCCTCCAACGCCGGCGACAAGGAGCCGGGACACAGGAAG ctttcCCTACAGCGTTCCAGCAGCTTCAAGGACTTCGGCAAGTCCAAGGTCAGCTCCCCCGTGTCAAGTGAGGAGTTCAACCTGGAGGAGAAA ATCCCTGAGGATGACGCCAGCAGTGCCAGTCCCGAGGAGGCCGTGCGGAGCAGCGGGACAAAGCTGGGCAGGAAGTGGCGGGCGGTCATCTCCCGCACCATGAACCGCAAGATGGGCAGGATGGCCGTGAGAGCGCTGGCCGAGGGgaag ggagaggtggaggaggagggctcGCCATGCCCCCTGTCCCCAACCAGCAGCGTGGAAGAGCAGAGCCATGACAAGGTGCCCCTGTCCtacctggagctggaggaggaggaggacgggCGCCCAGCCCTCAGACGCCAGACGTCCAGTG gcagcaacattcccagccctggcGATCCTGGGGACAGCCGGCAGCTGGAGGAGACCATCCCAGCCTACACTGGCCCCTTCTGCGGCCGGGCCCGCGTCCACACTGACTTCACCCCCAGCCCCTATGACAAGGACTCCCTGAAGCTGCGG AAAGGGGACATCATCGGCATCATTGAGAAGCCACCTGTGGGCACCTGGACCGGGCTGCTCAACAACAAGGTGGGCTCCTTCAAGTTCATCTATGTGGATGTGATCCCCGAGGAGACAGTCCCTGCCCGCAGGAGTCGGGGCTCCAGCCGCAACAAGCGCCTCAAGCCCAAGACCCTCCATGAGCTGCTGGAGCGCATCAACCTGCAG GAACACACCTCCACCCTCCTGCTGAACGGGTACCAGACCCTGGAGGACTTCAAGGAGCTGCGGGAGACGCACCTGAACGAACTGCACATCACGGACCCGCAGCACCGCGCCAAGCTGCTGACGGCCGCTGAGCTCCTCCTGGACTATGACA cagccagcGAGCCAGAGGATGGGGACACCTCCGAAGCCCTGCCATCGCCCTCAGAGCCCAAAGGGGACATTCCCCGGGACTCCGGCTGCTTCGAGGGATCGGAGACCCTGGATGGCAGTCGGGAGGAGGCCGAGCTGGGGgttcctgaggagcagcaggggctcTCTCCATGGCAGAACCCCCCTGAGCCTGCCGGCACCGCCACTTCCCGCTCTGGCCCCAACAGTGGGGCTGGACTGGAGGGgatggctgctggcaggggacaggggggcACCAGTGGTGGCACCTCTGGGCCCGGCTCGGTCCCTGCACCAGGGCCAGATCCTGGGTGGGCATGA